GGCTGGTGGGAGCCCAGGACTCCGTGACTTCAGAGCGCGGGGACTGCATCTCACCCAAGTGGTAGCTCCTGACCCGTGAGTGTCTGGGAGTGCAGGTGCTTCCCGGAGGTGTGGGGGAgtgtggaggggcaggaggctggcCACAGGGACCCTCCGAGACTCGGAGATGCTCCCAGAAGGCAGGAGGTTGAGATGAGCACGGAGTTTGTGCCTCTTGAGGGCCATGTGTGCTCGTCACGTAGCGCTCCTGGaaccccagcaccggccccagaaaccCGTGGGCGCAGGCCAGGCTGACTCACCCAGGGAGGCCTGGACTCTGGGAGGAAAGGtcaggccctggggaggagcccagcccagggctgcaatccagctctcttggcccctgcaccagccttGGCTCAGCCGTTTCCCTGGCATGGGGGACTAGGGGAGTCTCTGGGAACCCGGGGGCCTGGGTGGGTCTCAGCCGCCCCCTGCCAGCCTGTGGGAGGGTCAGTGGTGACACCCagctcaatgccagcccctggccagggTGTCTCCGGGGGTCCCCAGCCCCACTGCGCATGAGCTCCTCCTTCAGTCGCCTTTCCTGGGCTGAGGGTGTGCGCCCATAGAAGTTGTGCCGGGAGAGGCCGGAGCCCGGGTGGGGACAAGCCTCCATCCCAGTGTGTCCTGGAAAGTGCCCAGCTAGGCCACAGGCGGGAACGCTCCGGGGAAACCCTTGCCGGCTGCCACGGCCTGGCAGGCGACGGCGTGGCCAGCACTCTGTAGCCGCGGTGCCTTGGAGGGGTTGCCAAGCATTTTCCGTGAAGTCACTGGGACGTTAAACCCTCCGCGCAGTGAACTGGGTTAATAAGCTTTGTCTGATGTTGATGAGCACTAATGATATAATGTGATAATGGCAATGATGGCGCTCTCAGCGGTGATTATCACACGTGCGGCACTGTCCAGGCACGGAGGGGCGGCGTGCGCATTCCACACGCCCAGGCCCCATTTTCCACTCATAAACCCCGTTCTTCAAAGCCGCTCCTGCCCAACTCCCTAGATCCACTTTCAGGACAAATTAccaacacttaaaaaaaattggtccATTTTGTGTGAAAGCCAAGTCCAAATTACTGTTGCGTTCCCCTTTGTGTATGGAACGTGCCGGAGGGTGGGGCCTGGGCGCCGAGGGGGACGAGGGGGACACTGGCGGAGGGTGGGGGGAAGGCGGAGAGCCAGGGGTACACGAGGCAGAAAACACCAGCCTCGTTTCAGTGAAAACGTGTTTCTGGAACGATGCTCCGGTTTACTCAGGCAGAAAAATTAGAAACGGTGTGCTTATTAAAGAGGCGAAGCAAGCGTGACTATTTTTAGTAGTGTAGTAAAACCCTGGTAATTTGGACGTCTTCAATAAAGATTCCATGATCACGCTGGCTGGCAGGCACGCAGTGCGTGTGTTTGcctgagtgtatgtgtgtgcacaggtgtgtgtgcactatggtgtgtgtgtgtgtgtgtgtgtgctgcatgTGTGCCAGGGCAAGGTGGGTGAGTAcaggagctggggagcaggagggcagggagaaggaggtgaAGTAAGGAACggggggcagggccgggcgcCCCTTTTACAGACGCTGAGCTCTCTCCGCTTAGCAGTCCAAGATCGTGACAAATTACTCTCCTCTCTGGACACTCTTATTGGCTTGACTTCCGTTCAAAGAGGaatgtatttgaaaaggaaaggTTCGTGTCTGTCAAAATCTGTAAAGGCTTTCTCCACACCTGTCACGCTGGCTCGCCCTAGAGGAGGCAGGATGGTCAGGGTGGGTGCATCCCTGGTACGCGATGGCTGAGGCCCGGGGCTCAGGacagggctgctgggggcagaTTACTCCCTGTTCTGGGGATCACagctgtttacatttttaaaataatattgtttaaTGACAAAAGCGATATacgctcaaaaaaaaaaaaaaaaaaaaaaaagagaagaaaacctgCAAAGGACAAACTTAAAAAACCTCATTTCCTTGCTCCCTGAAGTAGCTAATGTTAATACTTCGTACACATTCAGAAATGTCTGTTCATTGTTAGGAGCAAGGATGTTACTGTGTGTACAGACCACTTTGTAGCTtgtcatggttttgttttttgacagaaagTTCCATTAAGAAAAGGCAGACATCCAGTAAAGAAGTTGTCCCTGATGGGGTCCCTCCACTCTGTGAGGGCCGAGGGTTGTAGGGACAAGACTTGCCAATGAGCAGTGAACCTGCTCTGGTAGTGGCCGCAGCCCCGGGAGTCTTGGGCACCAGCCTCTCCATGCCCCCTGGATAAGgtaggggcaggcgttgtggtgcagtgggctaagctgccacccaggttcctgcatcccatgtcagagtgctggttcgagtcccatctatCCCACTTTGAAAAAGTGGTAAGATATATGTAATTTGCCCTTTTAGCCTTTTTAAGATGTGTGTATTTCCGTGACAAAAAGCATATTTAGCTCTTTGTACATCCATCAGTACCACCCATCTCTAGAACTTTCTCATCTTTCTCACCTAAACTCTGTGCCTTTAAACACAGCTCCCCGCAGCACCTCCTTCGGCCACGGTTCTGCAATCGGACCCTGAACTTGCCTCTTTTCAGCCCCTCTCAGAGCTGCAGTCACATCCAGCCTGTTGAGTCCTGCTTATCTCAGTCCACGTCCTCAGGGTCTGTCCACACTGTGGCCTGTGTCAGAATCCCCCTCCTTTTTGAGGCTGAATATACTCCAGTGTATGTATGTCCATCCTCTGTCCACCGTTTGTTGATGGAGCCTTGTGGTGTCTGCACATTGTGGCTGCTGTGATGAGCAAGATTCAGCTCGTGCTGTGAGCATAGGTGAACGCAAGTCTCTCCAAGTCCTTGCTCTCGCGTAAGTGCACACCCAGCAGTGGGACTGCTGCATTGTGTGGCCGTTGTGTGTGTGGATTTCGGGGGAACTGTTCCATTTTCTCtggcagctgctccattttttgtTCCTACCCAGCAGTGCACCGAGACTCAGTTTCTCGACATCCTCATGATCCACGATCGCTTGTTCtttcctggtttctttctttcttttttttaaatagccatccCGATGGGTGTGAGGTGCTATCTCGTAGTGGTTTTGATCTGCCTTTGTCTGATGATGAGTGATGTCGGGCACCCTGTCACGTGCTGGTCGGCCATTTGTACTATCTTCTTTTGAGACATGCCGATTCCTTTCCTTTGCCCAGTTTTAAGTtgaactcttctttttttaaaaaattgctcagACTCACTTTTAGAAGCAGTGACGAGAGCAGTGCCAGGGGCTACTCACGGAGGGCTGAGCtagtgaggaaggaaggaggcgagagagaaggggaaggggcAGGATGTCTCATGGGTGCACTGAGGTGTATGCAGCAagtgtttattgagcacctactgtgtgcagacCCTGTTCcagctctcactgtccacgcctGTTGGACtcaggccctgtgctggcctCTGACCCTGTCTCCAGCTGCCTGGGCAGCCTCCAGGAGGCAGTGGGGCAGTAGTTGAGTCCATGGGCTCTGTGGTCAGACGGACTGGGGTCTGAGTGCCTTTGGACAGGTACATGGCCTCCCCGAACCTCACCGTCCCCATCTATAAAAGGAAGCTGATAAGAGAAACGAAGCGTGTGGAGCGACAGCACAGGACATCACGGAGACCTGTGCCCATGTTGGCCAGAGCAGTCTTGCTCCTCCAGGACGGCCACcctgccctcccctttcccctcctccagATGCAGCACCGCGGGCTCCAGTGGCAGCATCTCCAGGGCACACTGTAGCCCCTTGGCAGGTGAACAGCTGCCCTGGGCCACCCAGTCAGTGGAAGGCAAGATCTGGGGCCCTGGTAGGGCCCCACATGTTGTGAGGAGTGGGCTTCCTATGAGGagagggccagcagggctgggagaggcccaGGAGGATTCTGGGGAGGCAGAGACCGCAAAACCCAAGCCCAGGGAAGGAAAAGCTGTGGGTGTTTAGATGTCACGGCTGGCACTCCAGCGCCCCCTCTACACCTGAAAGCTTGTCTGCACCCCTGCCCACCACCCCGGGGCCCCATGCCCTCTGCTGCTTGCaccctcggcctggcccagctgagcccagcctctTAGAGTGACAGGatgttttcatttcctctttacCCCTCAAATAGAGCCGTGTTCATGGCAGGCCCTGCCTAGAGCAGGGGGTAGGATCCTGGAGCCCAGGTCAGGTGCTGTCCCCCCCACCCTTGTTAACTGAGCCATCCTGGACAAGTTCTGAATTTCCCCTGTGCCGCATAGGAGGGCAAGCCTCGCTGTTCAGGGTCGCTGCCTGGCACACACGCTGTGGCTGTCAGTGCGTGCACAGGGCCCTATGTTAGCATCGCCTAACGTGATGGGGAGCCAGCAAGCCTCCTGGCATCTTCACCCACACTGCAGGGAGCCCCGAGCTGTCCCCACGGCTCATCTTGCAGACTGCTGGCCTCTGGATCTGCTCCTTCAGGCTTGGCCCACAAAGGACAGTAGGAAGACAGGGCGCAGGACCCCAGGCTGTTACTGAGGGCCCGACGGGGTGCTCGACAGGACTGTCAGTCatgactcacatgggagacagaaatgggacgggggcggggcggggggcgcaaGCTGGTTTTCAGAAACGGCCTGTTGTGACTTGGACCGAGAAGCCTTCTTAATGCGGAGAGTGTGGAACAGGGCCCTCCAGAGGACAGCCAGGACACTGCGTCTTAATAATATGGAGAAGCATAGTGAGGAGCCCTCCGCAGTGACCACCAAGTGTTTACTCCACAGACCACCACACGCGGGCTCTGCGTGCAGCGTCTCGCCTCCCGCTTTCAGCAACTGTGCGAAATGATTGTTATTTCCTTTTATGGAAGAGGAGAGGCTCAGAGATGCTGATTAAGTCTCTTGCCCAAGGCGACTCAGAGGTGGAGCCCAAACTCCGTTCCCATGTACCCAGGCCAAGACACTGGCCCAGaagcccgggagggcaatgggcTGCAACCCCTCCCTCGCTCACGTCCCACACCTGCATCCTggtggcccaggccctgctgctatCTTacctgggcggggcagggcacaCAGGCACCTCCCGGGCTGGCGCCCTGGGGCAGTGCCCCCTCCAAAGCACATCTCACAGGTGAGGCTTCCCCTTCCCTTCTGGACAACTCTGGCATCTGGGCACAGCGGTATGGCATCCAGTGGGGGCCACACAAGCCAAAGTGACTGTTCCTCTCCCTCGGTGACGACTCAGCCGAGTGCCACTTCCTCTGGTGCCCACAGTGCCTGGGCGCCGCCCTCCCCGCACCCTGTCCCCAAGTTGTGGCCTCTCTGCAGCTGCAGCCCCCTCTGAGGCTTTCTTTGTCAGGACCAGGTAAGGACAGAGCTGCTGGCTGTGTCTGGGGCGAGAACTTCCATCTCTGCAAGGCCAGGAACCACCCTGTGTTTTGTTCACAGTGCTGGGTATGGGGCAGCCCGGTTGCAGGGGACAGAGCGTGGGCACTGACTGGGCTTGAATCGGCCCCATCACttcctgctgtgtggccttgggccagTGCCCTGCCATCATCTCAGAGTGTCGGGCTCCTCATCAGAGCAATGGGTGCCATGCAGgcacggcggggggggggaggctccCAGTGTGGGGGTGTGCCGTGAGTGCTTGTGCCTGCCCTGAAGACAGACGGAGCCACTTCCCCAGAGCTGCCATGCCTGAACGCCCTCTTTGTTAAGCAGGGCTCCCCTGTTCTTCCTCTGTGCACAGCACCCCATTGCCTGTCCTCATTCTGGTCTGTAGTGACCTACGTGCCTGCTGGCTTCCTCGcccacggcggcggcggcggcggcggcggctgggaCCAGGACTGGGTCTCTCCCCCCTGCTCCATCCCCAGCCCCACCCGCAGCAGCAGAGTCCCTGTTGATGAATGAACAACGGCCCCCTCCCCTAATCCCTCTCAGgcacagcagctaggacttgcAGAAtccaccccctcccagcccctcggGATCCTCCAGCTCCAACCCTGCAGCCACGCAGCCCTCCTGGGTGCGGTGTTGCATGCCAACCGCggggcagctgggggcggggaTAGCAGGCTGGATCCTGCACTCACCTGCTTGGTCACAGCCCTGGACGGGTGGTGGGGTTGCTGTGGACTGCTTCTGCCCCTCCACTTGTCTGTAGCCACACTGCATCTCCACTGTACAACCCCCTCCTCGGCCGGCCGCGCTTCCCCTGGGGAGAggctgcctccctgctgcccactctcTTCCAGCTCCGCTTCCCTCTTGgtctccccagcctcctgccctcgACTGAGACCAGGGCCCCCAGGCAGATGTgtgaggctgggggaggcacTCTGAGTCCAGATGTGATTGTGTTTATGTTTCCAGAGAGTGAGGGGTCGGAGCTCTGGACTGGAgccggtggggggaggggcggtctggctccagccccctgcccagcctcccccccaccccccagtctgTATCTGGCCCTGTCCGTGTCAGAACCCCACAGTCTGGGCCATCCTGCAGCGAGGACCCCTCCTCATTCCTCAGCTAGGGGTGAGAAGAGCTTTGCAGtctccagtccttgggctccgTGTGACCTTGGCTCAGTTCAAGAGTCGGGGACCCCAGTTCCCTGTGCAAAATGGGGCTGACACTCCTGACCTCTGAGGCCGTGTTGCCCTGGCTGGAGAGTGTGTGCACAGGGCTCTGTAGCTATTAGCTCCTGACTGAGCCTGTGGCCGTGCCCTCCTCCCAGCCAGGGCTCGCCCGCCCGGGGCTGGCTCAGGGCAGTGCCAGTCCGCATCACAAGGTGATCCTAAAGCAGGACGCCAGCCCCTCCTTGCTCACCCACTGCAGCTGCAAACATTTTGTTTTGCCATTAGAAGTGACTTACTTAAGGGAAGCAGAATTTTACAGGCAGTTTACAGGCTGGTCTTGTTCAGTAGTTTCCAAAAGCCAAGGGAGGGTGGAGGCAGCCCGAAGCCGCCCCCTTGAGCCGGGGTGGAAGGGAAGTGAGAAGTGAGCCCTGTGTGACGGACACTCTCCCCCGGCACAGTCCCACGCCCCTGGGTGGGATCTCGGCGTGCTGGGACATTAAGGGAAGAGGCATATCCCAATATCCCCCGCAGCTGTCAGGGCCGCGCGCCCACGGGAGACAGAGCAACCCCGCGCCTCAGGAGGCTCTCAGtgtccctcacccccacccccaccccagtgctcCCAGCAAGCAAGGGCTCTAGCACCCTGGGAACCCTGAGGGTCGCCGCCAACAGCCTGTGCAGGGTGCCGTGGCCTGGGGGTGGCGGGGAAGGCGCCCTGGCCGGGGCGGCACTGCGCAAAGAGCCGGGAGGCTGAGCGGCTCAGCCGGTGCCCACCGGGCAAAGCGAGCTCCGAGCGGCCCAAGGCGCCCTCGGTGGGGCCGGGGCTGAGCAGGTCGGGGACGGTGGTGGGGAGTTGGGGTAGGGGGACTCCAGAGGAGGCTGCCTCGGCATTTCcatccctgggggggggggggggcggccccgTGCCCTTTCTGTGCACTTCCTCCCTCCTCGGCCGAATGAAGCAGTCAGGGCTCGGCAGTGCTTAGCACGCTCGGACTATGGTTTTAATAGACGTACATGGACAAGTCGATATAGACAGATTTATAATTCTATAGTCAGTCCGACATACACAGGGGCGCTGTAAACAGGGGCGCGGGCCGGAGAGCGGGTGTGCAAAGTGGGCGCGGGGCCCTGGGGCCGCGCCCCGCGCTCTTCCGGCTCCACTCTTGCACGGCGGGCGGTGAGGAGGGGGCTGTTCGCCGGGACAGGGGGCACCTCCAGGCACGGGAGCGGGGCAGAGGGCCTGGGCCAGCGGCTGAGCTCGGGGCTGGGGCGCTCCGCAACGAGCCCTCCCTCGCCTCCCGCCGCGGCTTGGTGGCCTTAAAACACGGCTCCGGAGCGCGCAGCCGGCGAGGGTTCCGCGCGGGGCGCCGAGGCCGTGTGCGAGCAGCTGAGCGGCGAGCGCGCGATCCCGGGCTGGGCACCGTCATCCCCGGCCCAACGCCCCCTCCAACTCGGATCCGAATCGAGCTAAGGTGCGCTCGGCCCGGCCAGCTCGGAGAGGACGTCTGGTTCGTGCGCGGCCGGGGGATCTCAGGCGTGTCCGGGCTCCGCACGTCCAGTCCGCGGGCTCAGACGCGGGCGCAGCCGCTCAGTCCGGGTCCGGCGCGGCGGGGACGCGGGCTACGCGGGCGTCCTCTCCTGGCCGCCGGGCCTCCGCGTTCGCTTGCCGGGCCGCGTTACCTCCGCGGAGAGGGCCGCCGGGGCCCGTGTGAACGAACGCACTCCACCCGCGCCATCCCGAGGGAAATTGCAActcatccatttttttctttttttttttttccgcggCGCTTTTCTCCGACGTCTTTTTGGTtcgtttttgtttctttgtggaGGGCGGAGTGGGGTCCggaaaagcaaacacaaaacCAGCCCGAAGGCGGGCAGGTGGGGAGCGGCTGCGCTCGTGCGGGGTCCGCGGGCGGCGGCCGGGGCCCCGCGTGCGTCCTGCGCGGGCCCGCCCCGCGTGGCCGGCCGGGCGGTCAGCTGTTGTACTGGCACGCGTTGAGGCCCGAGGCCGGGCCCTGCAGGCCGCCGTAGCCGAACGACGAGTGCTGCTTGGACTTGAGCCGCAGGCTGGCCAGGCTCGAGTTGCACGTGTCCCGGTAGACGCTGTAGGGCGAGGCGGGGGTGCCGTAGGGGCAGGCGCCAGGGGACATGGCCGAGTTGAGCGAGGAGCCCGTGAGGTTGTTGATGTTGTTGAGGCCCGAGTTGGGCATGCCGGGCACGGCGCCGGGGCCCATGCTGGACGGCATGGTCATGGAGGAGATGGAGCTGGGGGCCGAGAACATGGACTGCGACGACAGTGGGCTCATGGAGTTGAAGAACGTGAAGCTCTTTGTGGAGAGCGGAGCGGGCGCCAGGCTCTTGGCCGCCCAGTTGTTGTAGGAGTAGCCGGCGGCGTACACGTCCTCgtagggctgcaccaggccgcTGAACTGCGGCACGTAGCCGCCCTTGCACAGGTCCAGCTGCTGGTTGCGCTCGCGCTTCCGCCACTTGGCTCGCCGGTTCTTGAACCAGACCTGGGGAAGGGGCGGGAGACAGGTCAGGGCCCCGCGCCTGCACCCGCCACCCTGCCTGTTCGCCCTGACGGTCCCCTTCCTGTCCCGAgaaaacatgtttttgttttttattttaaatttttcttccccccccccccccgatcttTAGCCTCTTTCCCAAATTAAGTCCATTTTCTCCTCCTAACGAGcattctgggttttgtttttgtttttaacaaatacTCGGTTCCCTTCTCTTGCTCCCAGCCAGTCCGCCTCCCGCCTTCTCCCCTAAACGGGTCCCTGGGTGCCTTCGAATGCGCCATCCATTCTCTTCCCCTGCAAACGCAAACGGCGTTGTTTTCTTACTGAAACGTAGGGCTCCCCGACTCCCCTAGATGTCTCCTGGCTCACACCGTCTGTTTCCATCTTGAAGGACAATTTCTGATATTTTCGTTTCCCAAATGTTGATTTCCCTCCGGTCTGCGCCCTATCTGAACCCCGTTCTTTGTACTCAAACGGTCTATTTTCTGCTGTACCCCCATTTTTGATCCTTTTGATTCTTCTCCAAATATTtagttttttccccttctttccaAATGTCTGACCCTCAGTGTTACGCTTAAATAgttgattctttctttttcttgaataCTCGATCCTTATGCTTTGcccttaaatatttaatttctttcctgCTGCCTAAATATATGCCAAATATGTTTCTCTGcaaatatttaatttccttttgcttCTTACCAGTTTTGCCCTAATCCCTCCTCCCCCTTTTCTCCTGCGAAGTTTGGTAAGGACCTCTCAGTGCTCGGTTCTCCAGGTCCGCACCCATCCAGCTGCCCACCGAATGCCCAGGCCCTCCTGGCCCCTGTCCAGCCCTGGGCAGAGTCCCCccacctccagcctgcagcacccccGCCTCTGCTCTCCCTGGTCCCAGCCCAGCTCTTCCTCCATAAACTTGTAGAGTCACCGCGGCCTGCGGAGGGGAGGGGTGGCCCGGTGTCTGGGGGCCAGGTGGGACTCCGGTCTGGCTAGAACCCAGCTCCTGGGATCTGGTTCAATCTTTGTGCGTCCAGGAAGAAATGATTCTAAGGATTCTCTTCCTGCCGCGGCAGGAAAGCCTGCCTGGCATTGACTGGGAACCCAAAGGGTAAGAAGAGAGGAGACAGTGCGGCCTTGGACGGCACCTTCCAGCCCAAAAGGGCTCTGAGGGCTACTCTGCCCGCAGAGCGGCCTCCGCCACCTGACCCCGGGAGGGCACTGGCCAGAGGCTCCAGCGGTGGACTGGCTGAACGGCCCGGGAAGGAGGATAATATCCCGATGTTGGACAAGTTGGGTGCAGAATGGGACCCCTGTTTTGAGACCCTGAACCCTAGCAACATTCCTTCAACCTCCGAGAGGCAGCCAGGCAGGACCTGCCTTTCCCTTTCGTTTTCCAAGGGGGAAGCCAGCGGCTCCCAAGGTCCCCAGCGGCAGGGAGTCCTCTGCACAGTGTCTGGCCCGGGGTATCCCAACATCCCAGCGGGGCCGGGGCCCTACGGGGCATGGGCGGGCTTCCTGGGGCCGCCGTAAAGCCCGGGGGTGGGTGGTGAGGGGCCACCAGCGGCCCTGGAGCCCTGCAGATGCCGGTGGACCCGGGGCCCAAGGTGGGGTCTCAGGAGCGGAGAGCGTGCGCATCCGGTGCGGGCCTGCGCTCTCCGGTGCTGCGCCCGTGCAGCCCGGCACCCTCGGCGCGCTCCCCGCCTCACCCGCACGCGCGGCTCCGTGAGGTTGGTCCACACGGCGATCTCCTCCCGCATGCTCATGTCGGGGTAGCGGTTCCTCTGGAACGTGgcctccagctcctgcagctgctggctgGTGAAGTGCGTGCGCTGCCGCCGCTGCTTCTTCTTTTTGGCCGGGTCCTCCGCGCCGCCGCAGCCCGCGCCGCCCGCACCGCCGTCCGCGGGCCCCTTGGCTTCGCCGCCGCGCTCCTTCTCTGCAGCGGGCAGGACGGGGCGCGCGTCAGCTCAGGCTCACGCCCGGTCGCACGCGTTCCCGGCTCCACCGAAGCGCCGGCCACGAGCCCGCCCTCCCGCC
Above is a genomic segment from Oryctolagus cuniculus chromosome 6, mOryCun1.1, whole genome shotgun sequence containing:
- the PITX1 gene encoding pituitary homeobox 1 — its product is MDAFKGGMSLERLPEGLRPPPPPPHDMGPAFHLARAADPREPLENSASESSDTELPEKERGGEAKGPADGGAGGAGCGGAEDPAKKKKQRRQRTHFTSQQLQELEATFQRNRYPDMSMREEIAVWTNLTEPRVRVWFKNRRAKWRKRERNQQLDLCKGGYVPQFSGLVQPYEDVYAAGYSYNNWAAKSLAPAPLSTKSFTFFNSMSPLSSQSMFSAPSSISSMTMPSSMGPGAVPGMPNSGLNNINNLTGSSLNSAMSPGACPYGTPASPYSVYRDTCNSSLASLRLKSKQHSSFGYGGLQGPASGLNACQYNS